The following are from one region of the Strix uralensis isolate ZFMK-TIS-50842 chromosome 4, bStrUra1, whole genome shotgun sequence genome:
- the MBIP gene encoding MAP3K12-binding inhibitory protein 1 isoform X4, with protein sequence MAAAAAPSPLQPGGHAPEIGADPAASEVASSALRCLAGLAGQLNLGDDIVKVVIDWSKLQSTSALQPTLLFSALQQHILCLQPLLEKLQSLIKEENIGNVEPAGKTEGQTCETSLDVFDGNCQTEEKYASYDLGDLKDAHVNFDPEVVQIKAGKAEIDRRISAFIERKQAEINENNVREFCNVIDCNQENSCARTDAIFTPYPGFKSHIKVSRVVNTYGPQTRSEAAHGSSHKASVPIHDCGNQAVEERLQNIEAHLRLQTGGPVPRDIYQRIKKLEDKILELEGLSPEYFQSVQNYSLAELDEKINAIKQALLRKTRESKSKEAERFLR encoded by the exons atggcggcggcggcggcgcccagcCCGCTCCAGCCCGGCGGCCACGCTCCGGAGATCGGCGCCGACCCTGCGGCCTCGGAGGTGGCGAGCAGCGCCCTGCGCTGCCTGGCCGGGCTGGCGGGGCAG CTTAACCTTGGAGATGATATCGTGAAAGTTGTAATCGATTGGAGCAAGCTTCAAAGCACATCAGCACTTCAGCCAACATTGCTTTTTAGTGCACTTCAGCAACATATTTTATGTTTGCAG CCTCTTTTAGAAAAACTCCAGTCATTGATTAAAGAGGAGAATATAGGCAATGTTGAACCTGCAGGTAAAACAGAAGGCCAAACTTGTGAAACAAGTTTAGATGTTTTTGATGGTAACTGTCAGACTGAAGAAAAGTATGCAAGTTATGATTTGGGAGATCTGAAGGATGCTCATGTTAATTTTGATCCAGAGGTGGTCCAAATAAAAGCTGGAAAAGCAGAA ATTGACAGGCGGATATCAGCCTTCATCGAGAGGAAACAAGCTGAGATCAATGAAAATAATGTCAGGGAATTTTGCAATGTTATTGATTGTAATCAAG AAAATAGCTGTGCCAGAACAGATGCAATTTTCACACCATATCCTGGATTTAAAAGCCATATAAAAG TTTCTAGGGTAGTAAATACATACGGTCCTCAGACTAGGTCTGAAGCAGCACATGGGTCCAGTCACAAAGCCAGTGTACCCATTCATGATTGTGGAAACCAAGCTGTTGAGGAGAGATTGCAAAACATTGAAGCACACTTACGGTTACAAACAG GTGGTCCTGTACCAAGAGACATTTATCAGAGAATTAAGAAGCTTGAAGATAAAATCCTTGAGCTGGAAGGACTGTCTCCTGAATATTTTCAATCTGTA cAGAACTATTCATTGGCTGAACTTGATGAAAAGATCAATGCTATAAAACAGGCATTACtgaggaaaacaagagaaagcAAGTCCAAGGAGGCTGAGCGGTTTCTTcgataa
- the MBIP gene encoding MAP3K12-binding inhibitory protein 1 isoform X1 has product MAAAAAPSPLQPGGHAPEIGADPAASEVASSALRCLAGLAGQLNLGDDIVKVVIDWSKLQSTSALQPTLLFSALQQHILCLQPLLEKLQSLIKEENIGNVEPAGKTEGQTCETSLDVFDGNCQTEEKYASYDLGDLKDAHVNFDPEVVQIKAGKAEIDRRISAFIERKQAEINENNVREFCNVIDCNQENSCARTDAIFTPYPGFKSHIKVSRVVNTYGPQTRSEAAHGSSHKASVPIHDCGNQAVEERLQNIEAHLRLQTGGPVPRDIYQRIKKLEDKILELEGLSPEYFQSVSCSGKRRKVQPPHQNYSLAELDEKINAIKQALLRKTRESKSKEAERFLR; this is encoded by the exons atggcggcggcggcggcgcccagcCCGCTCCAGCCCGGCGGCCACGCTCCGGAGATCGGCGCCGACCCTGCGGCCTCGGAGGTGGCGAGCAGCGCCCTGCGCTGCCTGGCCGGGCTGGCGGGGCAG CTTAACCTTGGAGATGATATCGTGAAAGTTGTAATCGATTGGAGCAAGCTTCAAAGCACATCAGCACTTCAGCCAACATTGCTTTTTAGTGCACTTCAGCAACATATTTTATGTTTGCAG CCTCTTTTAGAAAAACTCCAGTCATTGATTAAAGAGGAGAATATAGGCAATGTTGAACCTGCAGGTAAAACAGAAGGCCAAACTTGTGAAACAAGTTTAGATGTTTTTGATGGTAACTGTCAGACTGAAGAAAAGTATGCAAGTTATGATTTGGGAGATCTGAAGGATGCTCATGTTAATTTTGATCCAGAGGTGGTCCAAATAAAAGCTGGAAAAGCAGAA ATTGACAGGCGGATATCAGCCTTCATCGAGAGGAAACAAGCTGAGATCAATGAAAATAATGTCAGGGAATTTTGCAATGTTATTGATTGTAATCAAG AAAATAGCTGTGCCAGAACAGATGCAATTTTCACACCATATCCTGGATTTAAAAGCCATATAAAAG TTTCTAGGGTAGTAAATACATACGGTCCTCAGACTAGGTCTGAAGCAGCACATGGGTCCAGTCACAAAGCCAGTGTACCCATTCATGATTGTGGAAACCAAGCTGTTGAGGAGAGATTGCAAAACATTGAAGCACACTTACGGTTACAAACAG GTGGTCCTGTACCAAGAGACATTTATCAGAGAATTAAGAAGCTTGAAGATAAAATCCTTGAGCTGGAAGGACTGTCTCCTGAATATTTTCAATCTGTA AGCTGTTCTGGCAAGAGGAGAAAGGTTCAACCTCCCCAT cAGAACTATTCATTGGCTGAACTTGATGAAAAGATCAATGCTATAAAACAGGCATTACtgaggaaaacaagagaaagcAAGTCCAAGGAGGCTGAGCGGTTTCTTcgataa
- the MBIP gene encoding MAP3K12-binding inhibitory protein 1 isoform X3: protein MEQYQDLDHTGTDSLANLRIKSMNLQETAILGLNLGDDIVKVVIDWSKLQSTSALQPTLLFSALQQHILCLQPLLEKLQSLIKEENIGNVEPAGKTEGQTCETSLDVFDGNCQTEEKYASYDLGDLKDAHVNFDPEVVQIKAGKAEIDRRISAFIERKQAEINENNVREFCNVIDCNQENSCARTDAIFTPYPGFKSHIKVSRVVNTYGPQTRSEAAHGSSHKASVPIHDCGNQAVEERLQNIEAHLRLQTGGPVPRDIYQRIKKLEDKILELEGLSPEYFQSVSCSGKRRKVQPPHQNYSLAELDEKINAIKQALLRKTRESKSKEAERFLR, encoded by the exons ATGGAGCAGTATCAAGACCTTGATCATACAGGCACAGATAGCCTTGCAAATCTCAGAATAAAATCCATGAATTTACAGGAGACTGCCATCCTGGGT CTTAACCTTGGAGATGATATCGTGAAAGTTGTAATCGATTGGAGCAAGCTTCAAAGCACATCAGCACTTCAGCCAACATTGCTTTTTAGTGCACTTCAGCAACATATTTTATGTTTGCAG CCTCTTTTAGAAAAACTCCAGTCATTGATTAAAGAGGAGAATATAGGCAATGTTGAACCTGCAGGTAAAACAGAAGGCCAAACTTGTGAAACAAGTTTAGATGTTTTTGATGGTAACTGTCAGACTGAAGAAAAGTATGCAAGTTATGATTTGGGAGATCTGAAGGATGCTCATGTTAATTTTGATCCAGAGGTGGTCCAAATAAAAGCTGGAAAAGCAGAA ATTGACAGGCGGATATCAGCCTTCATCGAGAGGAAACAAGCTGAGATCAATGAAAATAATGTCAGGGAATTTTGCAATGTTATTGATTGTAATCAAG AAAATAGCTGTGCCAGAACAGATGCAATTTTCACACCATATCCTGGATTTAAAAGCCATATAAAAG TTTCTAGGGTAGTAAATACATACGGTCCTCAGACTAGGTCTGAAGCAGCACATGGGTCCAGTCACAAAGCCAGTGTACCCATTCATGATTGTGGAAACCAAGCTGTTGAGGAGAGATTGCAAAACATTGAAGCACACTTACGGTTACAAACAG GTGGTCCTGTACCAAGAGACATTTATCAGAGAATTAAGAAGCTTGAAGATAAAATCCTTGAGCTGGAAGGACTGTCTCCTGAATATTTTCAATCTGTA AGCTGTTCTGGCAAGAGGAGAAAGGTTCAACCTCCCCAT cAGAACTATTCATTGGCTGAACTTGATGAAAAGATCAATGCTATAAAACAGGCATTACtgaggaaaacaagagaaagcAAGTCCAAGGAGGCTGAGCGGTTTCTTcgataa
- the MBIP gene encoding MAP3K12-binding inhibitory protein 1 isoform X2, with translation MAAAAAPSPLQPGGHAPEIGADPAASEVASSALRCLAGLAGQLNLGDDIVKVVIDWSKLQSTSALQPTLLFSALQQHILCLQPLLEKLQSLIKEENIGNVEPAGKTEGQTCETSLDVFDGNCQTEEKYASYDLGDLKDAHVNFDPEVVQIKAGKAEIDRRISAFIERKQAEINENNVREFCNVIDCNQENSCARTDAIFTPYPGFKSHIKVSRVVNTYGPQTRSEAAHGSSHKASVPIHDCGNQAVEERLQNIEAHLRLQTGGPVPRDIYQRIKKLEDKILELEGLSPEYFQSVSCSGKRRKVQPPHNYSLAELDEKINAIKQALLRKTRESKSKEAERFLR, from the exons atggcggcggcggcggcgcccagcCCGCTCCAGCCCGGCGGCCACGCTCCGGAGATCGGCGCCGACCCTGCGGCCTCGGAGGTGGCGAGCAGCGCCCTGCGCTGCCTGGCCGGGCTGGCGGGGCAG CTTAACCTTGGAGATGATATCGTGAAAGTTGTAATCGATTGGAGCAAGCTTCAAAGCACATCAGCACTTCAGCCAACATTGCTTTTTAGTGCACTTCAGCAACATATTTTATGTTTGCAG CCTCTTTTAGAAAAACTCCAGTCATTGATTAAAGAGGAGAATATAGGCAATGTTGAACCTGCAGGTAAAACAGAAGGCCAAACTTGTGAAACAAGTTTAGATGTTTTTGATGGTAACTGTCAGACTGAAGAAAAGTATGCAAGTTATGATTTGGGAGATCTGAAGGATGCTCATGTTAATTTTGATCCAGAGGTGGTCCAAATAAAAGCTGGAAAAGCAGAA ATTGACAGGCGGATATCAGCCTTCATCGAGAGGAAACAAGCTGAGATCAATGAAAATAATGTCAGGGAATTTTGCAATGTTATTGATTGTAATCAAG AAAATAGCTGTGCCAGAACAGATGCAATTTTCACACCATATCCTGGATTTAAAAGCCATATAAAAG TTTCTAGGGTAGTAAATACATACGGTCCTCAGACTAGGTCTGAAGCAGCACATGGGTCCAGTCACAAAGCCAGTGTACCCATTCATGATTGTGGAAACCAAGCTGTTGAGGAGAGATTGCAAAACATTGAAGCACACTTACGGTTACAAACAG GTGGTCCTGTACCAAGAGACATTTATCAGAGAATTAAGAAGCTTGAAGATAAAATCCTTGAGCTGGAAGGACTGTCTCCTGAATATTTTCAATCTGTA AGCTGTTCTGGCAAGAGGAGAAAGGTTCAACCTCCCCAT AACTATTCATTGGCTGAACTTGATGAAAAGATCAATGCTATAAAACAGGCATTACtgaggaaaacaagagaaagcAAGTCCAAGGAGGCTGAGCGGTTTCTTcgataa